Proteins encoded in a region of the Mercenaria mercenaria strain notata chromosome 1, MADL_Memer_1, whole genome shotgun sequence genome:
- the LOC123544913 gene encoding protein c-Fos-like, whose amino-acid sequence MVMHGQTDLLEILLGNKANGVITPDGDLSFFAPHLERDQQLDTDILDIIDPNDEATLIPDMDILGDDGCQVVEVVAETVEIPQETPSTSSTILTTLDVPDKSSNQFIFQFPEPGTDQFSTIDLGFLTEVSDINDVTFTEDTSDTESYSATRVSSTPFSPTSSSISTMPPTPDTASSLDSNSSNVPSFVKEELKFAIRSKRQREGKEDLKVEFVPPAPEQLTEEEEIRRIEKRERNKLAAQKCREKKRILGDKLEAETKVLMKRQNQYKTEIQKLLDERETLLEMINVHKAVCPKFRAKSANF is encoded by the exons ATGGTAATGCACGGACAGACAGACCTCCTTGAGATTTTGCTGGGGAACAAGGCCAATGGTGTTATTACCCCTGACGGGGATCTTAGTTTCTTCGCACCTCATTTAGAGAGAGATCAGCAATTAGACACTGATATACTTGACATCATAGACCCAAACGACGAGGCAACCCTTATCCCAGACATGGACATACTTGGTG ACGATGGCTGTCAAGTTGTAGAGGTTGTTGCCGAGACTGTTGAAATACCACAGGAAACTCCAAGTACCAGTAGTACAATCTTAACTACCTTAGATGTGCCAGACAAGTCAAGTAATCAGTTTATATTCCAATTTCCGGAACCTGGTACAGACCAATTTTCCACAATAGACCTTGGTTTCCTTACGGAAGTGAGCGACATTAACGACGTGACATTCACAGAAGACACTTCTGACACGGAGTCCTATTCTGCAACTCGGGTTTCCTCCACACCTTTTAGTCCTACATCATCTTCAATCTCTACCATGCCCCCAACACCCGACACTGCCTCATCACTGGACTCTAACTCCAGCAATGTACCTTCATTTGTCAAAGAGGAGCTGAAGTTTGCAATCAGAAGTAAACGACAAAGGGAAGGGAAAGAAGATCTGAAAGTTGAATTTGTTCCACCAGCTCCAGAACAG CTGACAGAGGAAGAAGAAATAAGAAGAATAGAAAAACGAGAAAGAAACAAACTAGCTGCTCAGAAATGTAGAGAAAAGAAACGAATACTGGGCGATAAATTAGAAGCT GAAACAAAGGTTCTAATGAAACGCCAGAATCAGTACAAGACGGAAATTCAGAAACTTTTAGATGAACGTGAAACACTGTTAGAAATGATAAATGTTCACAAAGCCGTGTGTCCCAAATTCCGGGCTAAATCTGCTAACTTTTGA